In a genomic window of Microbacterium amylolyticum:
- the putP gene encoding sodium/proline symporter PutP, with the protein MSPQTYFIIALVAYFVAMIGIGVYATLKTKNHEDYMLGGRRLPPAVAALSAGASDMSGWLVMGLPGALYATGLIEAWIAIGLTIGAYLNWKLVAPRLRAYSEVSKNSITVPSFLENRTRDNSHVLRIVAGVVILVFFTLYVSSGMVAGGKYFESAFNGDYLTGMLLVGGVTLLYTLFGGFLGATYTDFVQGLMIFAALLIVPVLAIISIGDLALVAEGITTVGAGNLDWFGGGLTAVTILGIISSLAWGLGYFGQPHIIVRFMALRSARDAKVARRIGMGWMILSLLGGVCTGLIGIAWFHIKGIDLPDAETVVLVLAQNLMHPLIAGLVLAAVLAAIMSTISSQLIVSSSALIEDVARLVFKQRIKESVLVWLGRAAVLLTAGIAILIALDSDATVLELVGFAWAGFGAAFGPLVILALFWRKLTNIGAIVGLIAGAATAWIWGKMLSGGIFDLYEIVPGFLINLLLAVVVSLATYKPDTQDDQDIQKEFTDTGSIVIEALQKKTS; encoded by the coding sequence ATGTCGCCACAAACTTATTTCATCATCGCACTCGTTGCGTATTTCGTGGCCATGATCGGAATCGGCGTTTACGCGACGCTGAAGACGAAGAACCACGAGGACTACATGCTCGGCGGGCGTCGCCTGCCGCCCGCCGTGGCCGCCCTGAGTGCCGGCGCGTCGGACATGTCCGGCTGGCTCGTGATGGGCCTGCCCGGTGCTCTCTACGCCACGGGCCTGATCGAGGCATGGATCGCGATCGGTCTCACGATCGGCGCCTACCTCAACTGGAAGCTCGTCGCCCCGCGCCTGCGTGCCTACTCCGAAGTGTCGAAGAACTCCATCACCGTTCCGAGCTTCCTCGAGAACCGCACGCGCGACAACTCCCACGTCCTCCGCATCGTCGCGGGCGTCGTCATCCTGGTGTTCTTCACGCTGTACGTCTCGAGCGGAATGGTCGCCGGAGGCAAGTACTTCGAGAGCGCGTTTAACGGTGACTACCTCACCGGAATGTTGTTGGTCGGTGGCGTCACGCTGCTGTACACGCTCTTCGGCGGATTCCTCGGTGCGACCTACACCGACTTCGTGCAGGGCCTCATGATTTTCGCGGCGCTACTGATCGTGCCCGTTCTGGCGATCATCTCGATCGGCGATCTGGCTCTGGTCGCCGAGGGCATCACCACGGTTGGCGCCGGAAACCTCGACTGGTTCGGCGGCGGACTGACGGCTGTCACAATTCTGGGCATTATCTCCTCGCTCGCGTGGGGACTGGGATACTTCGGTCAGCCGCACATCATCGTCCGCTTTATGGCACTGCGCAGTGCTCGCGACGCAAAGGTGGCCCGCCGCATTGGGATGGGCTGGATGATCCTCTCGCTCCTCGGCGGTGTGTGCACGGGTCTGATCGGTATCGCCTGGTTCCACATCAAGGGGATCGACCTTCCCGACGCCGAAACAGTGGTTCTCGTGCTCGCGCAGAACCTCATGCACCCCCTGATCGCCGGCCTCGTGCTTGCGGCGGTGCTTGCGGCGATCATGTCGACGATTTCGAGCCAGCTCATCGTGTCGTCGTCCGCTCTCATCGAGGACGTCGCGCGCCTCGTGTTCAAGCAGCGCATCAAGGAGTCGGTGCTGGTGTGGCTCGGCCGTGCCGCCGTGCTCCTGACAGCGGGCATCGCGATTCTGATCGCGCTGGACTCGGACGCGACCGTTCTGGAGCTCGTCGGATTCGCGTGGGCCGGATTCGGCGCCGCGTTCGGACCGCTTGTGATCCTCGCGCTGTTCTGGCGCAAGCTGACGAACATCGGTGCCATCGTTGGCCTGATCGCAGGCGCTGCGACAGCGTGGATCTGGGGCAAGATGCTCTCTGGCGGAATCTTCGATCTCTACGAGATCGTTCCCGGGTTCCTCATCAACCTGTTGCTTGCGGTTGTTGTGAGCTTGGCGACATACAAGCCCGACACGCAGGATGACCAGGACATCCAGAAGGAGTTCACCGACACGGGTTCGATCGTGATCGAGGCTCTTCAGAAGAAGACGAGCTAA
- a CDS encoding long-chain-fatty-acid--CoA ligase, which translates to MTTENDGFVFAPPRPWVSSYADGVPHDLAPISGSLMDLVADSAAEHPDAPALEFFGRVTTYAELIDAIERAANGLRQRGVKKGDTVAIVLPNCSQHIIAFYAVLRLGAIVVEHNPLYTPRELRKQFEDHGARHAIVWSKVASTIQDFPDDLVVENLIAVDVTKGMPAAMQVALKLPFRKLVDLRDQLTEDVVGGVSWEAVVSSEPLGSDVASPDTDDIAVIQYTSGTTGTPKGASLTHRNLLANAMQARAWIPQVTRGEGTVFYAVLPMFHAYGLTLCLTFAMSQAARLVLFPKFDPDMVLKATKKRPATVLPLVPPIADRLMRRAQEKGMSIAGTGIGVSGAMALDDALVTPWEQLTGGILVEGYGLSECSPVLMVNPVSDKRRAGSIGLPVPGTEVRVVDPEEPTRDVGVGQPGELLVRGPQVFSGYYGRPEETEQVFVDGWFRTGDVVEMDDEGFFTVVDRIKELIITGGFNVAPTEVEMALRQHPAIADAAVVGLPSPDGEEVVAAVVLDGSPAFDPEEVRGFVKQVLTPYKAPRRLFIVDELPKSMIGKVLRRQVKEQLLARDAS; encoded by the coding sequence GTGACAACTGAGAACGACGGCTTCGTGTTTGCCCCGCCCCGCCCCTGGGTGTCCTCCTACGCTGACGGCGTTCCCCACGACCTCGCACCGATTTCCGGGTCGCTGATGGATTTGGTCGCGGATTCTGCTGCGGAGCATCCTGACGCCCCCGCGCTGGAGTTCTTCGGACGCGTGACGACCTACGCGGAACTGATCGATGCGATCGAACGAGCGGCGAACGGCCTTCGTCAGCGTGGTGTGAAGAAGGGGGACACCGTTGCCATCGTCCTTCCGAACTGCTCGCAGCACATCATCGCGTTCTACGCGGTTTTGCGGCTCGGTGCGATCGTCGTTGAACACAACCCGCTCTATACCCCGCGGGAGCTCCGAAAGCAGTTCGAGGACCACGGTGCGCGGCATGCGATCGTCTGGAGCAAGGTTGCCAGCACGATCCAAGACTTCCCGGATGATCTGGTCGTTGAGAATCTCATCGCTGTCGACGTGACGAAGGGCATGCCTGCTGCAATGCAGGTGGCGCTGAAGCTTCCGTTTCGGAAACTCGTCGATCTGCGGGACCAGCTCACCGAGGACGTCGTTGGTGGAGTCTCGTGGGAAGCTGTTGTCTCGTCTGAGCCGTTGGGCTCGGACGTTGCCTCGCCCGACACCGATGACATCGCCGTGATCCAGTACACCAGCGGCACAACGGGTACCCCGAAGGGGGCGAGTCTGACGCACCGCAACCTGCTCGCGAACGCCATGCAGGCACGCGCCTGGATTCCGCAAGTGACGCGGGGGGAGGGAACGGTGTTCTACGCGGTTTTGCCGATGTTCCACGCGTATGGGCTGACGCTCTGTCTGACTTTCGCGATGTCGCAGGCAGCACGATTGGTGTTGTTCCCGAAGTTCGACCCCGACATGGTCCTGAAGGCGACGAAGAAGCGTCCGGCAACGGTGCTTCCCCTCGTGCCTCCCATCGCGGACCGGCTCATGCGCCGAGCCCAGGAGAAAGGGATGTCGATTGCCGGAACGGGGATCGGCGTGTCTGGCGCAATGGCATTGGACGATGCGCTCGTGACGCCGTGGGAGCAACTCACCGGCGGCATTCTCGTCGAGGGATACGGACTGTCCGAATGTTCACCGGTTCTCATGGTGAACCCCGTCTCCGACAAGCGCCGAGCCGGATCGATTGGCCTTCCCGTTCCGGGAACGGAAGTTCGCGTGGTCGACCCTGAGGAGCCCACGCGCGATGTGGGCGTGGGGCAACCCGGTGAGCTTCTCGTGCGCGGGCCCCAGGTGTTTTCGGGGTACTACGGTCGACCGGAAGAGACGGAGCAGGTGTTCGTCGACGGTTGGTTCCGCACGGGCGACGTTGTCGAAATGGACGATGAGGGCTTCTTCACGGTTGTTGATCGGATCAAGGAACTCATCATCACCGGTGGTTTCAATGTGGCGCCCACCGAGGTGGAAATGGCGCTCCGACAGCACCCCGCGATCGCGGACGCCGCCGTTGTTGGCCTGCCATCACCGGATGGGGAGGAAGTCGTTGCGGCTGTTGTTCTCGACGGGAGTCCCGCTTTCGACCCGGAGGAAGTGCGCGGGTTCGTCAAGCAGGTGCTGACGCCGTACAAGGCGCCGCGCAGGCTCTTCATTGTCGATGAGCTTCCGAAATCGATGATTGGCAAGGTGCTACGGCGTCAGGTGAAAGAGCAACTTCTCGCGCGCGACGCGTCGTGA
- a CDS encoding MarR family winged helix-turn-helix transcriptional regulator, with amino-acid sequence MTDPRDDLLKLDNQLCFAIVTAARRIVTVYRPILEPLGLTHPQYLVMLALWEASPRSLSELATALALEPATASPLVKRLEAQGLVLRERRAEDERRLDITLTEEGRALRTRALDVPGEVMKATGLSPADLAEIRDVLAPFSFGES; translated from the coding sequence GTGACGGACCCGAGAGACGATCTCCTCAAACTGGACAATCAACTCTGCTTCGCGATCGTGACAGCGGCCCGCCGTATCGTGACGGTGTATCGGCCAATTCTCGAACCACTCGGCCTCACCCACCCGCAGTACTTGGTGATGCTCGCGCTCTGGGAGGCGTCGCCGCGGTCCCTGAGCGAACTCGCCACGGCCCTCGCGCTCGAACCCGCGACGGCATCCCCGCTCGTCAAGCGGCTCGAAGCACAAGGACTCGTTCTCCGAGAGCGGCGCGCGGAGGACGAACGGCGCCTCGACATCACGCTGACAGAGGAGGGACGCGCCCTGCGCACCCGCGCGCTGGACGTGCCGGGCGAGGTAATGAAGGCTACGGGGCTCTCCCCTGCCGATCTGGCGGAAATCCGAGACGTGCTTGCGCCGTTTTCCTTCGGGGAGTCCTGA
- the gatC gene encoding Asp-tRNA(Asn)/Glu-tRNA(Gln) amidotransferase subunit GatC, with product MSEITPDLVRHLGVLARIQLSEEEVTSLTGELDAIVSSIAKVSEVATADVAATSHPIPLQNVFREDVPGDMLTIEQTLMNAPDAEDNRFRVSAILGEEQ from the coding sequence GTGTCTGAAATCACCCCTGATCTTGTGCGCCATCTCGGCGTGCTCGCCCGGATCCAGCTGTCGGAAGAGGAAGTGACCAGCCTTACCGGAGAGCTCGACGCGATCGTGTCGAGCATCGCCAAGGTAAGCGAGGTTGCTACCGCTGATGTCGCCGCGACGAGCCACCCGATTCCCCTGCAGAACGTCTTCCGCGAGGACGTTCCTGGCGACATGCTCACGATTGAGCAGACGCTGATGAACGCGCCGGACGCTGAGGACAACAGGTTCCGCGTCTCGGCGATCCTGGGGGAGGAGCAGTAA
- the gatA gene encoding Asp-tRNA(Asn)/Glu-tRNA(Gln) amidotransferase subunit GatA, whose amino-acid sequence MSDIIRLTAAELAAKLATREVSSAEATQAHIDRIADVDSSVNAFLHVSDHAVAEATKIDERRAAGEVLHELAGVPVAVKDVLVTTDMPSTSGSKILEGYMSPYDATVVKKARAAGLIPLGKTNMDEFAMGSSTEHSAYGPTRNPWDLDRIPGGSGGGSAAAVAAFEAPLAFGSDTGGSIRQPAHVTGTVGLKPTYGGVSRYGAIALASSLDQIGPVARTVLDAGLFHDVIAGHDPHDATSLTNNWPSFAQAAREGATGEVLNGLKVGVVRELPDAAFQPGVAESFHQSLAILEQQGAEIVEISAPHFEYAVAAYYLILPAEASSNLAKFDSVRFGLRADVPGTVEDVMAATRDAGFGPEVKRRIILGTYALSAGYYDAYYGSAQKVRTLIQRDFASAFASVDVIATPSAPTTAFKLGEKLSDPLAMYANDLTTIPANLAGVPGISLPSGLASDDGLPVGIQFLAPAYEDARLYRVGAALETILVDSWGGPLLDQAPVLQGGAR is encoded by the coding sequence ATGAGCGATATCATCCGGCTGACCGCGGCGGAACTCGCCGCCAAGCTCGCCACCCGCGAGGTTTCGAGCGCAGAAGCCACGCAGGCGCACATCGACCGCATCGCCGATGTGGACAGTAGCGTCAATGCCTTCCTTCACGTGAGTGATCACGCCGTGGCCGAAGCGACGAAGATCGATGAACGTCGTGCGGCGGGCGAGGTGCTTCATGAACTCGCGGGCGTTCCCGTCGCCGTGAAAGACGTTCTGGTCACAACCGACATGCCGTCAACCTCGGGCTCGAAAATTCTCGAGGGCTACATGTCGCCCTACGACGCCACCGTCGTGAAGAAGGCGCGCGCGGCCGGTCTGATCCCGCTGGGCAAGACCAACATGGACGAGTTCGCCATGGGGTCATCCACCGAGCATTCGGCCTACGGTCCGACGCGTAACCCGTGGGACCTCGACCGGATTCCCGGCGGATCGGGCGGCGGTTCGGCTGCCGCCGTCGCTGCGTTCGAGGCGCCGCTGGCCTTCGGCTCGGACACGGGCGGTTCTATTCGTCAGCCTGCGCACGTCACCGGAACAGTGGGCCTGAAGCCGACGTATGGCGGCGTGAGCCGCTACGGTGCGATCGCTTTGGCCTCAAGCCTCGACCAGATCGGGCCCGTTGCCCGCACGGTTCTTGACGCGGGGCTGTTTCATGATGTGATCGCGGGGCACGACCCGCACGATGCAACATCGCTGACAAACAACTGGCCCTCGTTCGCTCAGGCTGCGCGCGAGGGGGCAACCGGAGAGGTCCTCAATGGTCTAAAGGTGGGCGTTGTGCGGGAGCTTCCCGATGCCGCGTTCCAGCCCGGCGTGGCCGAGTCATTCCATCAGTCGCTCGCGATCCTGGAGCAGCAGGGGGCGGAAATCGTTGAGATCAGCGCTCCGCACTTCGAATACGCCGTTGCTGCGTACTACCTGATTTTGCCGGCGGAAGCATCGAGCAACCTCGCCAAGTTCGACTCCGTGCGCTTCGGTCTTCGCGCCGACGTGCCCGGAACCGTCGAAGACGTGATGGCCGCAACGCGCGACGCGGGCTTCGGCCCCGAGGTCAAGCGACGCATCATCCTCGGCACATACGCGCTGTCCGCCGGCTACTACGACGCCTACTATGGCAGCGCGCAAAAGGTCCGTACGCTGATCCAGCGGGACTTCGCTTCCGCGTTTGCATCGGTGGACGTTATCGCCACCCCGTCGGCGCCAACAACGGCGTTCAAGCTGGGCGAGAAGCTGTCTGATCCGCTCGCGATGTACGCAAACGACCTCACGACGATCCCGGCGAACCTCGCGGGTGTGCCCGGAATCTCTCTCCCGTCGGGTCTCGCGTCCGACGACGGATTGCCGGTGGGTATCCAGTTCCTGGCACCCGCGTACGAAGACGCCCGCCTGTACCGGGTCGGCGCGGCACTCGAGACGATTCTTGTTGACTCCTGGGGCGGTCCGCTCCTCGATCAGGCTCCGGTTCTCCAGGGAGGGGCACGCTGA
- the gatB gene encoding Asp-tRNA(Asn)/Glu-tRNA(Gln) amidotransferase subunit GatB: MSAAKLMDYDKALELFEPVIGLEVHVELNTRTKMFSSAGNPANEEFHAAAPNTLIAPVDLGLPGSMPVVNREAVLSSISLGLALGCSIAPASRFARKNYFYPDLGKNYQISQYDEPIAFEGAVEVELEDGEIITVPIERAHMEEDAGKLTHVGGSAGRIQGASSSLVDYNRAGVPLVEIVTKPIFGTEHRAPEIAKAYLGTIRDIARSLGISEARMERGNIRCDANVSLRPRGAEKLGTRTETKNVNSMRSVERAVRYEIRRQAVILSEGGTITQETRHWHEDTGETSPGRPKSDADDYRYFPEPDLLPVAPSNELIESLRAKLPEGPAAKRRRLKGEWGFTDLEFQDVANGGLVDAVEATIAAGATPAAARKWWTGEIARTANAQGREAADLVSAEHVAALQKLVDEGTLTDKLARQVLEGVIAGEGTPQDVIDARGLAVVSDDGALIAAIDEALQSQPDVMAKIQAGKVQAAGAIIGAVMKAMKGQADAARVRELILERAGA, from the coding sequence ATGTCTGCTGCGAAGCTCATGGACTATGACAAGGCACTCGAGCTCTTCGAGCCGGTCATCGGCCTCGAGGTGCACGTTGAGTTGAACACACGGACGAAGATGTTCTCGTCCGCTGGCAACCCCGCGAACGAAGAGTTTCATGCGGCAGCGCCCAACACGCTGATCGCGCCCGTCGACCTCGGCCTTCCGGGCTCGATGCCGGTGGTCAACCGTGAAGCCGTTCTCTCGTCGATCAGCCTGGGCCTTGCCCTTGGCTGTTCGATCGCACCCGCGAGCCGCTTCGCGCGAAAAAACTACTTCTACCCCGACCTGGGCAAGAATTACCAGATCAGCCAGTACGACGAGCCCATTGCGTTCGAGGGTGCTGTGGAGGTCGAGCTCGAGGACGGTGAGATCATCACGGTTCCCATTGAGCGCGCTCACATGGAAGAAGACGCCGGAAAGCTCACACACGTTGGCGGCTCAGCGGGACGCATCCAGGGTGCGTCGAGTTCTCTGGTCGACTACAACCGTGCCGGCGTTCCGCTCGTAGAAATCGTGACGAAGCCGATCTTCGGAACCGAGCACCGTGCGCCGGAGATCGCGAAGGCGTACCTCGGAACGATTAGGGACATTGCGCGCTCGTTGGGCATTAGTGAAGCGCGCATGGAGCGCGGCAACATCCGCTGTGATGCGAACGTCTCGCTGCGTCCCCGTGGCGCAGAGAAGCTCGGCACGCGCACCGAGACGAAGAACGTCAACTCGATGCGCTCCGTCGAGCGTGCCGTGCGCTACGAGATCCGCCGTCAGGCAGTGATTTTGTCCGAGGGAGGCACGATCACCCAGGAGACGCGTCACTGGCACGAAGACACGGGTGAGACATCGCCCGGTCGCCCGAAGAGCGATGCGGACGACTATCGCTACTTCCCGGAGCCTGACCTGCTCCCGGTTGCTCCGAGCAACGAGTTGATCGAGAGTCTTCGCGCGAAGCTGCCGGAGGGGCCCGCCGCTAAGCGTCGGCGTTTGAAGGGCGAGTGGGGATTCACGGACCTGGAGTTCCAGGACGTTGCAAACGGTGGGCTCGTCGATGCCGTTGAGGCGACGATTGCCGCTGGTGCGACGCCCGCTGCCGCGCGGAAGTGGTGGACGGGTGAAATCGCTCGAACGGCAAATGCACAGGGCCGCGAGGCGGCCGACCTCGTCAGCGCCGAGCACGTCGCGGCGTTGCAGAAGCTCGTTGACGAAGGCACGCTGACTGACAAGCTTGCTCGTCAGGTTCTCGAGGGCGTTATCGCCGGCGAGGGCACGCCGCAGGATGTTATCGATGCGCGCGGACTTGCCGTTGTTTCGGACGACGGTGCCCTCATCGCGGCGATCGACGAGGCGCTGCAGTCGCAGCCCGATGTCATGGCGAAGATCCAGGCAGGCAAGGTGCAGGCGGCGGGTGCAATCATCGGTGCCGTCATGAAGGCGATGAAGGGTCAGGCGGACGCGGCCCGGGTCCGTGAGCTGATCCTCGAGCGCGCGGGGGCATGA
- a CDS encoding glycoside hydrolase family 3 protein: MTLRERAASIVMGAVEGTNAGFLADYVADVPGGMILMGGNIPGSDAQMREITAAMSAVAAPPPLIAIDQEGGDVARLPWDNFASALTLKNASSEETESAFAGRAALLAASGISVNFGVVADVPRGEGSFIYRRSYGTDPETVAAHVSAAVAGESGIVATTLKHFPGHGAAEGDSHHLIPETDLTYEEWRAGDAVPFAAGIDAGAELVMTGHLRFTAVADEPASLAPEWYRILREDLGFEGVAITDDLGMLLASGEPDLADPVANGVRAVAAGADVVLMIAGSTRETASEMIDGIVVAVENGDLSEARVEEAATRVLALRASAGVGSH; encoded by the coding sequence ATGACGCTCCGGGAGCGAGCTGCTTCCATCGTGATGGGCGCTGTGGAGGGAACCAATGCCGGTTTCCTCGCGGACTACGTCGCGGACGTGCCCGGCGGGATGATTCTCATGGGAGGGAACATCCCTGGAAGTGATGCGCAGATGCGTGAAATCACGGCGGCGATGAGCGCCGTTGCCGCGCCGCCTCCTCTGATCGCGATCGATCAGGAGGGCGGTGATGTTGCGCGGCTCCCGTGGGACAACTTCGCTTCGGCGTTGACGCTGAAGAACGCCAGCTCCGAAGAGACCGAGTCCGCGTTCGCGGGGCGGGCGGCTCTTCTTGCCGCGTCCGGTATTTCTGTGAACTTCGGCGTTGTTGCGGACGTTCCGCGGGGTGAGGGTTCGTTCATCTATCGCCGTTCATACGGAACGGATCCGGAGACCGTCGCCGCGCACGTGTCTGCCGCCGTCGCGGGTGAGAGCGGCATCGTCGCGACCACGCTGAAGCATTTCCCCGGGCATGGTGCGGCGGAAGGGGATTCGCATCACCTGATTCCGGAAACCGATCTGACGTACGAGGAATGGCGCGCGGGGGATGCGGTTCCCTTCGCCGCCGGGATCGATGCCGGAGCCGAGTTGGTGATGACGGGGCACCTGCGGTTTACCGCTGTTGCGGACGAGCCGGCGTCACTGGCGCCCGAGTGGTACCGCATCCTGCGTGAGGATCTGGGGTTCGAGGGCGTCGCGATCACGGATGACTTAGGCATGCTGTTGGCGTCAGGGGAGCCAGACCTCGCCGATCCTGTCGCCAACGGGGTACGCGCGGTTGCTGCTGGAGCCGATGTGGTGCTGATGATCGCCGGTTCGACGCGTGAGACCGCGTCGGAGATGATCGACGGCATCGTCGTTGCCGTCGAGAACGGAGACCTTTCGGAGGCGCGCGTGGAGGAAGCGGCGACGCGAGTGCTTGCTTTGCGCGCATCTGCGGGGGTCGGGAGCCACTAA
- a CDS encoding ABC transporter substrate-binding protein, producing MKSRIIATIGAVAVAGATLTACGGAGTSAQGENEITFMFRGNDAEQAAYEAAIAEFEELHDAKVNIIMTTPDEYATKLRASISGRQIPDVFYVDPGSVQNYVRAGVIRDISESVEADVDLDNVWAYGVDSYRFDGELMGQGALYAMPKDIGPFSFGYNRTMFEEAGIPLPDTDVPYTWDEFIDVAKELTRDTNGDGKTDQWGTGLNVAWNLQSFVWSNGGDWLNEDRTEVTVDSPEFIEALQYFADMSIVHDVTPSKSEADTLDTYQRWMQGQIGFFPVGPWDVPTYEQLDFDWDLIPYPAGKTGETATWVGSLGIAVSETANNPELATQLAIHLSTDETAQQSLVDAGVQIPNLLDMADVWSTSSTLPPDNKKEFLDVATQYGRALPPATTSDAEWYDELWRNIDPVLDGDMTAEEYLTDVKPRMQELLDRANAEANNG from the coding sequence ATGAAGTCACGCATCATCGCCACGATCGGCGCCGTCGCGGTCGCCGGAGCCACCCTGACCGCTTGCGGCGGCGCAGGAACGTCCGCACAGGGAGAAAACGAGATCACGTTCATGTTCCGCGGCAACGACGCTGAACAGGCGGCATACGAAGCTGCTATCGCCGAGTTCGAGGAACTTCACGACGCCAAGGTCAATATCATCATGACCACGCCCGACGAATACGCGACCAAGCTTCGCGCGTCGATCAGCGGACGTCAGATTCCCGATGTCTTCTACGTCGACCCCGGAAGCGTGCAGAACTACGTTCGCGCCGGCGTTATCCGCGACATTTCGGAATCGGTCGAGGCGGATGTCGACCTGGACAATGTCTGGGCATACGGCGTTGACAGCTACCGTTTCGACGGCGAGCTGATGGGCCAGGGCGCGCTGTACGCGATGCCCAAGGACATCGGACCTTTCTCGTTCGGCTACAACCGCACGATGTTCGAAGAGGCGGGTATCCCGCTCCCGGACACGGATGTTCCCTACACGTGGGACGAGTTCATCGATGTCGCAAAGGAGCTCACGCGGGACACGAACGGCGATGGCAAGACGGACCAGTGGGGCACCGGGCTGAATGTCGCCTGGAACCTGCAGTCATTCGTCTGGTCCAACGGCGGGGACTGGCTCAACGAGGACCGTACCGAAGTCACCGTTGACAGCCCCGAGTTCATCGAGGCGCTCCAGTACTTCGCGGACATGAGCATCGTGCACGACGTCACCCCGTCGAAGAGCGAAGCCGATACCCTCGACACCTACCAGCGCTGGATGCAGGGCCAGATCGGTTTCTTCCCCGTCGGCCCGTGGGATGTTCCGACCTACGAACAGCTCGATTTCGACTGGGACCTGATCCCGTATCCCGCAGGCAAGACCGGCGAAACCGCAACCTGGGTGGGTTCGCTCGGAATTGCGGTCAGCGAGACCGCAAACAACCCGGAACTCGCCACGCAGCTCGCGATTCACCTCAGCACCGATGAGACCGCGCAGCAGTCGCTTGTCGACGCCGGTGTGCAGATTCCGAACCTCCTTGACATGGCAGACGTGTGGTCGACCTCGTCGACCCTTCCGCCGGACAACAAGAAGGAATTCCTCGACGTCGCGACCCAGTACGGTCGCGCGCTGCCCCCGGCAACCACCTCGGACGCTGAGTGGTACGACGAACTGTGGCGCAACATCGACCCCGTGCTCGATGGCGACATGACAGCGGAGGAGTACCTCACCGACGTCAAGCCGCGCATGCAGGAGCTTCTTGACCGCGCGAACGCCGAAGCCAACAACGGTTGA
- a CDS encoding carbohydrate ABC transporter permease: MAIMTPAALQAPAAPPTPATRRSRLHRREHMAAAAFIALPVIGFVLFIGYPMLYAVYASFTRWNGLSDPQFIGLDNFVAMANDRYFWQAMGNTLYMMIGIPIGLLLSLVLALALNRKMRGTTFFRTVYYVPVISSLAAVAILWQWAYNGDFGLVNQTLAIFGIEGPNWLQDASTAKPAIIIMSVWKGLGFAMLLYLAALQSVPRHLYEAASIDGANPVSQFWHITVPMLRPVTFFLVVTSIIGGSQIFIEINIMTPEGGPEFSTASIVWYIWQKAFQYSQMGYATAMSVVLGILVFVVTAIQFRMNRRSEFSIE; encoded by the coding sequence ATGGCGATAATGACTCCCGCGGCCCTGCAAGCTCCCGCGGCCCCACCCACCCCCGCCACACGCCGCTCGCGACTTCACCGTCGCGAGCATATGGCCGCGGCCGCGTTTATCGCGTTGCCCGTGATCGGGTTCGTGCTCTTTATCGGGTACCCGATGTTGTACGCGGTGTATGCGTCGTTCACACGATGGAACGGCCTCTCGGATCCGCAGTTCATTGGCCTGGACAACTTCGTCGCGATGGCGAATGACCGGTATTTCTGGCAAGCGATGGGCAACACCCTCTACATGATGATCGGCATTCCGATCGGCCTGTTGCTGTCGCTTGTCCTCGCACTCGCACTCAACAGAAAGATGCGGGGAACGACGTTCTTCCGCACTGTGTACTACGTTCCCGTTATTTCCTCCCTGGCCGCTGTCGCGATCCTCTGGCAATGGGCATACAACGGTGATTTCGGCCTCGTGAACCAGACACTGGCGATCTTCGGCATCGAGGGCCCGAACTGGCTCCAAGACGCGTCGACGGCCAAGCCCGCCATCATCATCATGTCGGTATGGAAGGGCCTCGGATTCGCGATGCTGCTGTATCTCGCAGCTCTGCAGTCGGTTCCCCGCCACCTTTATGAAGCGGCATCGATCGATGGTGCGAACCCGGTGAGTCAGTTCTGGCACATCACGGTGCCGATGCTCCGCCCCGTGACGTTCTTCCTCGTCGTGACGAGCATCATCGGCGGATCCCAGATCTTCATCGAGATCAACATCATGACACCTGAGGGTGGACCAGAGTTCTCGACCGCATCCATCGTTTGGTACATCTGGCAGAAGGCCTTCCAGTACTCGCAGATGGGGTACGCAACAGCCATGTCGGTCGTTCTTGGAATTCTGGTGTTCGTCGTGACGGCGATCCAGTTCCGGATGAACCGACGGTCCGAGTTCTCGATTGAGTGA